ATGACGGATGAGTAAGAATAATCTTGTTTCATAAGGAACAAAGGGGCTTGCCACAATTGGCAATGCCCCTTTGTTTATTTGAAAAAGTAAGAAAGTATTACATTTCAGCTCTAGGTAGATGTCTAGCTCAGCGACGAGCGCTACCTCACGAATAAGCTACGAGTTGTCTCGACGGATCAAGCTTCGAAGTGAAGCTAGAAGAGGAAGAGACAGCTACGCGCCTACTTGACTCCTGCGTCACTTCGTTTTACTCGTCGCAAAGCTGCAAGGAAGCAAACTCAATGCCGTAGCTTCGCTCGAGGTCACTTCGCCCCGTCAATTGAAGTCTTGATAGAGCGACTTCTTCTTGCCGGGCCTCCAGTGCTTGTCACTCGTGTGCATAGGCGCTTGCTACTTTCTTATATCCTTATAAATTTCTCGGATGACATGAGCTAACTCTGGAATAATTAGTTCTTTCATTGCTAATTTCACAGCTCCAGATGACCCAGGTGTTGAAAAGACAGCTGTTGTACCTCTTACCCCTGCAATTGCTCTTGTGAGCATCGCCGCTGATCCAATATCTTTTTCATAACTTAAATAACGAAACAGTTCACCAAATCCAGGTAATTCTTTATCTAACATCGCTGAAGTAGCTTCAAACGTTGTATCTCTAAACGTAATTCCTGTTCCACCGTTAATTAAAATCGCTTGTACATTTTCGTCAAGATCTGCCTCACGAATTTTTTCTTGAATGGCTATGTAATCATCTTTTACGATTGTGTGATTTACGACTTGATGCCCTCCATCTTCAAGAAATTGCTTCATTAATAATCCACTTTTATCGGTTTCTTTCGTACGTGTATCTGAAACAGTTAAAACGTTGCACGCAACACTCTTTGGAGCTTCTGACTTATGTTCATGTACACTCATTTGATCGCCTCCTTTATAATATATTACAACCCTTTGAGCGCTTTCACAAATATTTGTTGGTTTGTAGAAAAAAGAAAAATGGTGTTGCAAATACCCATTTTTGTGTATAATGAATATGTAAATCATTTATATTGTTTAGCTATCTGCTACATTAAGGTCATATCATTTGAGAATGATATGTTAAAAGGGAAGTCGGTGAAATTCCGGCACGGTCCCGCCACTGTAAGCGCTAGATGTCTCTATTTGCCACTGTCTTAATTGATGGGAAGGAAGAGGGCATCGTCATGCGTAAGTCAGGAGACCTGCCTTAATTGGAAATACCTTCGAGGAAAAGGTGAAGCAGTTATTAGGTACATTTTTCTGTTTTTGTGTATCTTTTAACTTGATTCTCGCGCCCCCAAGGTATTGGGGGCGTTTTCTTTATATTAAGAGGTAAATAGCAATTGGTAAGTGTTCTATGAAATGATTTACGAAATTAATGAATAAAAGAGAGGGAAAAAAGATGAAAAAGTACGTTTATCCATTGAGTTTCTTATTATGTATTCTTATTTTTACAGCTTGTCAAACAGAGGATTTGAATGAAGATGAGCAATTAACCAACGATGTAGAAGATACGAGTTTTCCTATTGAAATTGAAGATGCGAGAGGAGAGCTAGTCGTCATCGATGAAAAGCCAGAAAAAGTCATTTCAATTATTCCAAGTAATACAGAAATTATTTATGGAATTGACGGATGGGATCAGTTAATTGCAGTAACAGGAAATGATGATTACCCACCTGAAGTGACTGACTTACCTACTGTTGGTGATATGACGATTGATATTGAAAAAGTATTATCGCTACAGCCGGATGTTGTTTTAGCTTCTGCCATTAATGATCTTGAAGCTGTAAGCCGAATGGAAGAAGCCGGGATTGTTGTTTATGTTGCAAATGATGCCAATGATTTTCAAGGTGTTTATGAGACGATTGAAAATGTTGGTAAAGTAATTGGACAACACGATATCGCGCAAGAAGTAGTAGCAGACATGCAGGATAGGCTAGATACGGTTAAAACGAAAGCAGAAACAATTAATGAAGATGATGTAAAGCGTGTCTGGGTTGAAATTTCACCTGCGCCTGAAATTTATACGACAGGACAAGGGACATTTTTTGATGAAATATTGACGATAATTGGGGCTGAAAATGTCGTAGAAGAAAACGGTTGGGTTCAATATACAGAAGAAGATGCAGTGTTGCTTAATCCAGATGTGATTGTCACTACATATGGTTATTATATGGAAAATAGTAAAGAGGAAATTCTTGAAAGGTCTGCTTGGCAAGAGGTCGAAGCGGTAAAAAATGAAAGAATTTTGGATATTGATAGTAATATCATTTCTCGTCAAGGACCGAGGTTAATCGAAGGGGTCGAACAACTTGCGTCACTTATTTACCCAGACGTATATGAACAATAATTCAAGAGTTATATTCGCATACGTTTTTTCACTTGTCTTTTTATGTTTGGTCCTTATTGGTGGCATTTTGAGTGGAAGTGCAACAATTACGTTTTACGATGTTTGGGTAAGTATAAAAAGTATTCTGCCTTTAGGAGGAGTCTTAGAGGCAGAAACTCCAATGAATACACATATTGTCTTGCAAATAAGGCTACCTAGAGTTCTATTAGCGTTTTTGGTTGGAGCATCACTAGCACTAGCCGGAGTTACTTTTCAAGGCCTTTTAAGAAACCCACTTGCTGATCCTTATACACTCGGTGCCTCTTCGGGGGCTGCTCTCGGTGCTGTATCTGTTTTATATTTTGGATTATCACTACCACTGTTAGGAGCTTTAACATTACCAGTAATAGCGATCATTGCAGGTTTCATAACATTAATGTTAGTTTTGTTATTTGCAAGGTCTGTTCAAGACACATTAGCGGTAGAGACGATTATTTTAACTGGAATTATCTTTAGCTCATTTTTAGGTGCTCTCTTATCATTATTAATCGCATTAAGTGGGGATGAGCTTCGACAAATCATCCATTGGTTATTAGGCTCAGTAAGTATGCGTGGTTGGTCTTATGTGTATATCATTTTTCCTTTTTTTGTACTTGGACTTATTCTCTTAATGGTTCACTGGCGTGAGTTAAATGCTTTTGTATTTGGTGAACAATCCGCACACCATCTAGGAATTAATGTAGAAAGAAAAAAAGTTGTTTTACTCTTAGCGGCTTCATTATTAACAGGATCTGCTGTAGCTGTATCAGGGACAATTGGATTTGTCGGCCTTGTTATACCACATCTAGTACGGCTGTTGTTTGGTGCAGATCATAAGCATTTGCTACCGCTTTCTGCGATTTTTGGAGGTTCATTTCTTATATTAACAGATATTATTGCTAGAACGGTCATAGCACCAGCTGAACTACCAATCGGTGTTATTACTGCAATTATAGGTGCGCCTGTCTTTGGTATTCTTTTATTAAATAAAAAAAGGAATCAGAGATAAAAATACACTAGAAGTAAGGAACTTCGGCTAAATCCATAGGGAAACCCGAAGTCACGGAGGGAGACTCGTTATGTTAACGGTTCAAAATTTAACAGGAGGTTACAACCAGCCAATCATTAAAGATCTCTCTTTTCAAGTTAACAAGGGTCAATTTTTTGGTATTTTAGGGCCTAATGGTTGCGGGAAGACAACATTGTTAAAGTTAATCACAGGTGTACTAGAAAGACATCAAGGTGAGATCGACATTGATGGGAAGAGTCTCAGTGATTACTCGCGTAAGGAATTAGCTAGGAAGATGACCTTATTACCACAGCAGCCAGAGAGTTCTTTTTCTTATTCTGTAAAAGATGTTGTAGCAATGGGACGATACCCTCATAAGAAAGGGATTTTCCATTTCTATGATGTAGATGACAATAAAAAAGTAGAAGAGATGATTGAATTAGTAGGGTTAAAAAGCGACATGAATACACCACTTCCTTCTTTAAGCGGTGGTGAACAACAACGAGTGTTTCTTGCTAGAGCATTAGTGCAAGAATCATCGATTTTACTGCTCGATGAACCTACGAACCATCTAGACATTTCATATCAAATTGAGTTAATGAATTCAATAAAAGATTTAGCTGAAAAGAAGGGGTTAACGGTAATAGCAGTTCTTCATGATTTAAATATGGCCAGTTTGATTTGTGATGAAATTTTACTTTTAAAAGACGGGGAAGAAAGAACGGTCAATGACCCGAATCATGTTTTAGATGAAGAAGTTTTATCAGAAGTGTACGGGATCGAATTGAAAAAACAAGACCATCCGACAGTTCCGAAGCCATTAATTACATTTCAACCCAAATCGTATCATCAACCATCGATAAATAGCATTTATCAAATGATTGAAGAAGATCATCTTATTCGAGTCGAGTCTTCAACATATACGAAAATTTTATCAACGAATAAACGTTTATCTGGAATGACGTGGAAAAAAGTTTTTTCCATTTATAAAAGAAAAACCGAATTGAATATTAAGAATATGAAAAATGGCTATTATACCTATTATCCAAATAATGATAAACAAACGCTTCATAGTGACATCTCTTTTCATAATGATACGCAAATGGTTGTTTTATATGATGAAGAGAAGCGTGTGCAAATGGTAGCTGCTTTTTTAGACACGTATATTGAGGATTATGTATTCTTTCGCTTATTGATGAGCTTTACAAAAATATTGTCAAGAAGTCAAGGTGAGAGCGAAATAGAGCCAGACATTTTAATCGTTTCTAGTCAACAAAAGAAAAAAGATAATAACAATGAAGAGGAATTACTAATGAATGTGAAGAATCTCTTAATTAAAGCAACCTGTAATATGAACGAAAGAAAGGGGAATGTGCGTGAAGATCTATACGAAAAAAGGGGATAAAGGGGAAACACAGCTTATTGGAAAACGAGTGAAGAAAACTCATGAAAGAGTAGAAGCATATGGGTCTATAGATGAATTAAACAGCTTTATTGGTGTGGCAGTAGCTGAAATCGCCGATCGCAAAGATTTACAAGATGTAAAAAATGATTTACTAAAAATTCAACATGAATTATTCGATTTAGGCGGAGATTTGGCAAATGTAACAGGCAAAGTAGATTGGGCAACAAAAGAAGAATATGTGAATGACCTTGAAGAGAAAATTGATCATTATTGTCAAGAGTCTCCTGATATTACAAAATTCATTTTACCAGGTGGACAACAGGCAGCAGCACACCTTCATGTTTGTCGTACTGTAACTAGAAGAGCTGAAAGGACCCTTTTAAAAATTGATGAAGATGAGACACTGCCTCCAGTAGCAGTAAAATATGTAAATCGATTATCTGACTATTTTTTTGCTGCAGCGAGAGTTATTAACTATCGTTTGGGGACGAAGGATGTTTTATATGAGAGAGGAAAAGATGTCTTCTCGTAAAAACAGTAACTAGAGTAAGGTGAAAATAAAAACACGCACATCTGTGCGTGTTTTTTAGTATATATCCATCAAGAGTCAGCTTTTAACCTTAAATGTGGATTTCAATTTCTGCTGATTCGCGTAATTTTTCAAGATATTTAGACTGTTTAAGTTGTGTTTCGATTTGATCTTGAACTTCTTCAAATTCACCGAGCTCTTCATTTTGCATTGCTAATTGGTCGTAGTAATCTCTCATTTCATCTTCAGAAACTTCAATTTCTGTTTCGTCTAAATGATCTAAAGAGAGAAGCTCTTGTACTTTCATCATTTCACGAATTTCAGCTCTTAAAGACTCTTCTGTGTAATTTTGCATTTCTAATGCTTGTTCAAATTCTTCTTCTGAGAAACTACCTTTAATTTGTTCGAACTCAAGGTCTACTTCTTCTTCAGATGCTTCGATGTCATGGTTTTCAGCTTCTTGTAGCAAGATTTTTTGAGTAATTAACTCTTCTAAAATCCCATGGCGCATTTGGTTAAGTAATTCTTGATTTTCTTCATCTTCAAAGTCTAACCCTTGTTGAGCATATAAATCTTGAAGTTGATTTAGTTGATGGTCGATTTCGCTCATTGGAACATCTTCGCCGTTAACTGTTGCTGCTGCTTCTCCATCAGCACTCCCGTTGCTTGCTTCACCGTTGTCTTCACCATCACCACATGCAGCTAATGCTAAGACAGTCATCAATGAGATCGCAAGCAGAAAATTCCGCTTGATATGTTTCATTCAAAACATCCACCTTTCTTATATACCAATGTTAAGATGTAAATTTTATAACATTACTTACCACTTTAACATAGAAGAAGATTAAATTTCAATTTTGTAATTGTAAAAAATTATGGACGAATGCGCGAGAACAAAACGAAATGTCAATGTCATACATGTTTTACACTAATTTATAGGACAACATAATAACTATTATGAACTATATGATTTTCGAGAGAATTTTCATATTTATCATAGCTAAAAACATGTTTGATGATCATTTTTCATATAGTAGATAAAAATGAAAGGTGTGATTAAAGCTTGGACATGTATAACGTTAAAGTTGGAGACACATTACATCGCCTTGCCTATCAACACAATATACGAGTTCGTGAACTTTTAAATTTGAACCCTCAACTTTTTGATGAAAGAAGTTATATACAACCAGGTAACACGCTTTATATTCCAACATCGAATAAGCTAGAGGAAATAAAAGAAAAACGTGGGGAATGCCTAAAAGAGTTTTCGCCGCTTGATGTAGAGAAGTATATGAATAAATGGAAAAAATATAATCATAACAGCGTCGTTTGCGAAAATATCGGCTATAGTGTGATGAAATTTCCACTTCAAATGGTGAAGATTGGAACAGGTGCAAACGAAATATTCTACTCAGGAGGATGGCATTCGAATGAATGGATGACGAGTAAGTTTTTAACAGAATGGGCGGATGACATAATTGAAGCCCTTGTTTTCAATAAAAAATATAAACACCTAAATGTAAAAGAATTATTTGAAAAGATTACTTTATATATTGTTCCAATGGTTAATCCTGATGGTATATTACTTGTCCAGCAAGGAAATTATCAGGCTCACCCTTATTACGGGGTGGTTAAGGAAATAAATAAAGGAAGTAATACGTTCGATCATTGGTCTGCAAATATTCGAGGAGTGGACTTAAATCACCAATGGCCTGCTGGATGGAAGATCGAAGCTGATGAAAGCCCAAGCCAGGCTTGGCCACGTCATTATAGTGGGATAAAACCGTTAACAGAACCAGAAGCAAAAACGATTTATCGATTAACAAAACAACATGACTTCACACATGTATTAACCTTTCATTCCCAAGGTCAACTGATCTATTGGGGTTATCGAGAATTAGAACCTGAAGTTAGTAAAACAATGGCACATCGCCTTTCATTAAAAAGTTCATACCTTCCAGTTCGTACAGCTGATAGTGATGCTGGCTACAAAGATTGGTTTATTCAAGAAACAGGACGACCTGGATTTACAATTGAAGTCGGTGTAGGAACAAATCCATTGCCATTTCATGCTTATGGAGAAATTTGGTCTAACAACACCCTCTTAGCAATAGAAGGTTTACTATTATAAAATGGTTTAATTTCTTATACTTTTACTTTGTAGTTTTGTTGATAGTCTTGGAGAAACAAATAGAACGCAACTTCTCTATTAATAGTGTAATGTCGTTTATCCCCCCACTGGGCCTATCCATCTTCTGTGGCGCATGCCTCTTATTAGAAGATCCAAGATTAAATTGAAACTTGGATCATTAAAAGGTACAATCTAAATATATAATACAATGAAAATGCGTAACAAGTTGATGCAATGAAAAGGCATGTGAGTAGCTGATACGTACTTGTCGAGGTCAAAGGAGTGGCGGATGTGATCAAGCAAGTCCGAACGAAAAAAATATACGAAATCGTCGCAGAAAGTTTAACTGAAATGATTAAAAGCGGAAAGTATAAACCAGGTGACCGCCTTTCTTCTGTTCAACAACTAGCAGAGGACTTTGATGTAGGCCGTTCTGCAATTCGTGAAGCTCTAAGCGCGTTAAAAGCCATGGGATTAATTGAAATACGACAAGGTGAAGGAACGTTTGTAAAAAAAACGAACTTTGATTTAACCTCTGATATGATTCCAGCTGTTCTCCAAAAAGATGATCTAAGGCAACTCTTTGAGATTCGAAAGCTTAATGAATCTGGAGCAGCATCATTAGCCGCTAAAAACCGCAGTGAAGAGGACTTGAAACAACTTGAGAATATTTTAAGTGAAATGAAGAAAACAAATGGTCATGGAGAATACGGAGAAAAAAACGATATCGATTTTCATATGGCAGTTGTAAAGGCAACAAAAAATGACATGCTTTATAAACTGATGGCTACCATTTCAGGGACAATGAAAGAGTCAATGATGGAAGCTCGTCAACTCTTCATCTATTCCAATGCTACAAAAATGGACCAATTATATGAAGAACATTTCGCGATATATATGGCAATTAAAGCGCAGAATTCTTCATTAGCTTCTGAGAAAATGTTAGAACATATTATTGGGGTTGAAAACGAATTATTTATAGAAACTTAATGGTCAAAAGCCAGACTCCATTATGGTCTGGCTTTTCATACGTAATTATAGGAGGGCGAAAAGTTTGCGACAATGGGAAAAGCACCTTTCTGAAACAACGGTTTTTGAAGGCTTCACACAAAGTGAGATTGAACAATTAATGGACCTTTGTCACGAGAAAGAGTTAAAAGATAAAGAAGTGTTGTTTTTAGAAGGAGAAACAAGAAAATACATATATTTGCTTGGTAAAGGAACCATTCTAATCAGTAAATTAACGGAAACGGGTGAAGAAAGTTTAATTAATGTATTAGGAGAAGGAGAAATGTTTCCTCATACAGGTTTTTTCGATAATGCACCATACCCTGGCACTGCAACTGCAAAGAAAGATGTGACAGTGCTTTGTATTCCTGTGCGTGCATTTGAACAATTAATCCTAGATCAACCCGAGTTATCGATTAAGATCATAAAGGTCATGAACGAAAAGATTCATTATTTACAAAAGAAATTAAATGAAATTCTTTCTTTAAATGTTGAATCAAGGTTGAAAGGGGCCATGGCTCATTTACAAGAAACGCAAGGCAACACAGTACGTTTAACTCACCAAGAGATCGGGAACATTATTGGTGCGACTAGGGAAACAGTAAGCCGTCAATTGAAGAAATGGGAAAAGGAAGAGTATGTAGAAATAAAGAAAGATAGAATTATTCTTCATATAGACATGATGGAGATTTAGGTTCATACGTTAATCCTTTCCAAGTTGTAATTAGAGGAAAAAGGAAAAACCACCGAGAACATCGGTGGTTTAAATGTTTTATACTATCAAAATTTATAATATTTATGACCGATAGTATAACGGTAATTAAGTACTTAGCGCTAAGCTGAGTTTTGAATATTATTCAAACTTAAGTGCGTCTCCATCAAATGGCTCATCAGCGATTTTAATGGAGTCAGTAGGACAACCATCAAGAGCATCTTCCATGTCTTCATATAATTCTTCTGGAACTTCTGCTGTACCTTGGTTATCGTCTAAAATTACCCACGCGATACCATCATCATCATAATCATAAATGTCTGGTGCTGCAGCTCCACACGCGCCACATGCAATACAAGTGTCTTTGTCTACGATTGTGTACTTTGCCATAACAAATAACCTCCCAATAATAAATATAGATTCCCTTTACTTCTCTCTATTTATGCATAAAGGGCTCAGTAAAGAACTCATTTTTATTGTGAAGAAAGTTCTTACTACTTTTATTGTAAATGTTCCTTTATAACTTTTCAATAAAAATATGGTTGAAAAGTTATCCCTTTGTGTTTTTAAATAAAACTAGATTCCACGTTCAAACCTTTTTATAATATAGATAAGAACTTGGCAGTAAAGGGGAAACCTTATGAGTATGATGCAATGGCTATGCTTGAAAGTAATTGACCGGATTGGAAGTGAACGCTCACTTACTGGAGTGTACTATTTATTAAGTGGTAAAAAATCTTTTCAGACAATACAAGATGCCCACCTTTTTCGTTGTTCACCTTATGTTGGAACCTTGAAATTAATTGAAAAAGCTTCTTTTGACGAAATGATTATTAAAGGCGAGAAACATGGCTGGTTTCACTTTGACAAGCCAAACCACGCAAGGCTTACAGACAATGGTAAGAAAAAGCTTAACGAATACGGTCAAACATATAAATTACCCGATGATTACAACGGAGCAAAATATGAATGGAATGACTATGCCGTCCAATATTGGGACAGGCTCTCCTTAATGGTACAAACATGTGCTTTTTTTATAAAAGGAAACAATCGGTTTATACCTGTAAGTTATAACAAAGATACGCAATTACATGTAAAGTCGATCTTGTTAAATGAAGTACGATCACCAAAAGATTATAGTGAGCAGCTTTTAAAAGAGTTACGGTCAATTTTAAAAAACGTTTCCGACCTTGAAGCTTGGTTGTTTGTACAACGTCTAACTTCTACGGACAAAACTGGCCAGACATTTACTCAGTTGTCTAACCATTTTAAAGGTGATTCATTACATACGAAACTAACCTTCTTCGGAGTTATTCACAAAATCATACAAATGGTCCAATCCAATGAACAACGATCCCCTGCCTTAAAATTATTATTGCCCAAAACTCAGCGTTTAAATAGTATAACGGAGACTGCGAGTATAACGAATCATTTACTTATGTCACATTCGATAGATGAAGTAGCTAAGATAAGACATTTAAAAAGAAGTACGATTGAAGACCATATCATCGAACTGGCTATT
The Bacillus shivajii DNA segment above includes these coding regions:
- a CDS encoding ABC transporter ATP-binding protein — translated: MLTVQNLTGGYNQPIIKDLSFQVNKGQFFGILGPNGCGKTTLLKLITGVLERHQGEIDIDGKSLSDYSRKELARKMTLLPQQPESSFSYSVKDVVAMGRYPHKKGIFHFYDVDDNKKVEEMIELVGLKSDMNTPLPSLSGGEQQRVFLARALVQESSILLLDEPTNHLDISYQIELMNSIKDLAEKKGLTVIAVLHDLNMASLICDEILLLKDGEERTVNDPNHVLDEEVLSEVYGIELKKQDHPTVPKPLITFQPKSYHQPSINSIYQMIEEDHLIRVESSTYTKILSTNKRLSGMTWKKVFSIYKRKTELNIKNMKNGYYTYYPNNDKQTLHSDISFHNDTQMVVLYDEEKRVQMVAAFLDTYIEDYVFFRLLMSFTKILSRSQGESEIEPDILIVSSQQKKKDNNNEEELLMNVKNLLIKATCNMNERKGNVREDLYEKRG
- a CDS encoding ferredoxin, with product MAKYTIVDKDTCIACGACGAAAPDIYDYDDDGIAWVILDDNQGTAEVPEELYEDMEDALDGCPTDSIKIADEPFDGDALKFE
- a CDS encoding MogA/MoaB family molybdenum cofactor biosynthesis protein; the encoded protein is MSVHEHKSEAPKSVACNVLTVSDTRTKETDKSGLLMKQFLEDGGHQVVNHTIVKDDYIAIQEKIREADLDENVQAILINGGTGITFRDTTFEATSAMLDKELPGFGELFRYLSYEKDIGSAAMLTRAIAGVRGTTAVFSTPGSSGAVKLAMKELIIPELAHVIREIYKDIRK
- a CDS encoding Crp/Fnr family transcriptional regulator, whose amino-acid sequence is MRQWEKHLSETTVFEGFTQSEIEQLMDLCHEKELKDKEVLFLEGETRKYIYLLGKGTILISKLTETGEESLINVLGEGEMFPHTGFFDNAPYPGTATAKKDVTVLCIPVRAFEQLILDQPELSIKIIKVMNEKIHYLQKKLNEILSLNVESRLKGAMAHLQETQGNTVRLTHQEIGNIIGATRETVSRQLKKWEKEEYVEIKKDRIILHIDMMEI
- a CDS encoding ABC transporter substrate-binding protein, producing MKKYVYPLSFLLCILIFTACQTEDLNEDEQLTNDVEDTSFPIEIEDARGELVVIDEKPEKVISIIPSNTEIIYGIDGWDQLIAVTGNDDYPPEVTDLPTVGDMTIDIEKVLSLQPDVVLASAINDLEAVSRMEEAGIVVYVANDANDFQGVYETIENVGKVIGQHDIAQEVVADMQDRLDTVKTKAETINEDDVKRVWVEISPAPEIYTTGQGTFFDEILTIIGAENVVEENGWVQYTEEDAVLLNPDVIVTTYGYYMENSKEEILERSAWQEVEAVKNERILDIDSNIISRQGPRLIEGVEQLASLIYPDVYEQ
- a CDS encoding SurA N-terminal domain-containing protein, with translation MKHIKRNFLLAISLMTVLALAACGDGEDNGEASNGSADGEAAATVNGEDVPMSEIDHQLNQLQDLYAQQGLDFEDEENQELLNQMRHGILEELITQKILLQEAENHDIEASEEEVDLEFEQIKGSFSEEEFEQALEMQNYTEESLRAEIREMMKVQELLSLDHLDETEIEVSEDEMRDYYDQLAMQNEELGEFEEVQDQIETQLKQSKYLEKLRESAEIEIHI
- a CDS encoding FadR/GntR family transcriptional regulator → MADVIKQVRTKKIYEIVAESLTEMIKSGKYKPGDRLSSVQQLAEDFDVGRSAIREALSALKAMGLIEIRQGEGTFVKKTNFDLTSDMIPAVLQKDDLRQLFEIRKLNESGAASLAAKNRSEEDLKQLENILSEMKKTNGHGEYGEKNDIDFHMAVVKATKNDMLYKLMATISGTMKESMMEARQLFIYSNATKMDQLYEEHFAIYMAIKAQNSSLASEKMLEHIIGVENELFIET
- a CDS encoding FecCD family ABC transporter permease, producing MRHLFTQTYMNNNSRVIFAYVFSLVFLCLVLIGGILSGSATITFYDVWVSIKSILPLGGVLEAETPMNTHIVLQIRLPRVLLAFLVGASLALAGVTFQGLLRNPLADPYTLGASSGAALGAVSVLYFGLSLPLLGALTLPVIAIIAGFITLMLVLLFARSVQDTLAVETIILTGIIFSSFLGALLSLLIALSGDELRQIIHWLLGSVSMRGWSYVYIIFPFFVLGLILLMVHWRELNAFVFGEQSAHHLGINVERKKVVLLLAASLLTGSAVAVSGTIGFVGLVIPHLVRLLFGADHKHLLPLSAIFGGSFLILTDIIARTVIAPAELPIGVITAIIGAPVFGILLLNKKRNQR
- a CDS encoding M14 family metallopeptidase, which gives rise to MYNVKVGDTLHRLAYQHNIRVRELLNLNPQLFDERSYIQPGNTLYIPTSNKLEEIKEKRGECLKEFSPLDVEKYMNKWKKYNHNSVVCENIGYSVMKFPLQMVKIGTGANEIFYSGGWHSNEWMTSKFLTEWADDIIEALVFNKKYKHLNVKELFEKITLYIVPMVNPDGILLVQQGNYQAHPYYGVVKEINKGSNTFDHWSANIRGVDLNHQWPAGWKIEADESPSQAWPRHYSGIKPLTEPEAKTIYRLTKQHDFTHVLTFHSQGQLIYWGYRELEPEVSKTMAHRLSLKSSYLPVRTADSDAGYKDWFIQETGRPGFTIEVGVGTNPLPFHAYGEIWSNNTLLAIEGLLL
- a CDS encoding cob(I)yrinic acid a,c-diamide adenosyltransferase, which encodes MKIYTKKGDKGETQLIGKRVKKTHERVEAYGSIDELNSFIGVAVAEIADRKDLQDVKNDLLKIQHELFDLGGDLANVTGKVDWATKEEYVNDLEEKIDHYCQESPDITKFILPGGQQAAAHLHVCRTVTRRAERTLLKIDEDETLPPVAVKYVNRLSDYFFAAARVINYRLGTKDVLYERGKDVFS
- a CDS encoding helix-turn-helix domain-containing protein, translated to MSMMQWLCLKVIDRIGSERSLTGVYYLLSGKKSFQTIQDAHLFRCSPYVGTLKLIEKASFDEMIIKGEKHGWFHFDKPNHARLTDNGKKKLNEYGQTYKLPDDYNGAKYEWNDYAVQYWDRLSLMVQTCAFFIKGNNRFIPVSYNKDTQLHVKSILLNEVRSPKDYSEQLLKELRSILKNVSDLEAWLFVQRLTSTDKTGQTFTQLSNHFKGDSLHTKLTFFGVIHKIIQMVQSNEQRSPALKLLLPKTQRLNSITETASITNHLLMSHSIDEVAKIRHLKRSTIEDHIIELAIYDVDFPVNTYIKIEQVEQINDAAEKLKTKKLRVLKEYFGNQYSYFQLRLALTVAEKE